One genomic segment of Actinoplanes ianthinogenes includes these proteins:
- a CDS encoding TetR/AcrR family transcriptional regulator, whose product MPRVSEAHLAARRQQILDAAVRCFTRNGFHQTSMQDVIKEADLSVGAFYRYFKSKNELIMAIAGTKISEVTGILDHLLTLDPMPPLPVFLDQVISQVEATLAADQTVRIAVQVWGEATHDDEVAEVVRDVYGRIRERMVRIAERAKDSGQLPADADAFGVGAAIFGLIQGYILQRILVGSVNQQIYVEGVRSLLGKV is encoded by the coding sequence GTGCCCCGCGTCTCGGAAGCCCACCTCGCCGCCCGCCGCCAGCAGATCCTCGATGCGGCGGTGCGCTGCTTCACCCGCAACGGCTTCCACCAGACGTCGATGCAGGACGTGATCAAGGAGGCCGATCTCTCGGTAGGCGCGTTCTATCGCTACTTCAAGAGCAAGAACGAGCTGATCATGGCGATCGCCGGCACCAAGATCAGCGAGGTCACCGGGATCCTCGACCACCTGCTGACGCTCGATCCGATGCCGCCGCTGCCGGTCTTCCTGGACCAGGTGATCAGCCAGGTGGAGGCGACGCTCGCCGCCGACCAGACGGTGCGGATCGCGGTGCAGGTGTGGGGCGAGGCCACCCATGACGACGAGGTCGCCGAGGTGGTGCGGGACGTCTACGGCCGGATCCGGGAGCGGATGGTGCGGATCGCGGAGCGCGCCAAGGACTCCGGGCAGCTGCCGGCCGACGCCGACGCGTTCGGCGTCGGCGCCGCCATCTTCGGGCTGATCCAGGGCTACATCTTGCAGCGCATCCTGGTCGGCAGCGTGAACCAGCAGATCTACGTCGAGGGAGTCCGCTCGCTGCTCGGCAAGGTCTGA
- a CDS encoding TetR/AcrR family transcriptional regulator gives MTERRTQRARDPEARRAALAVATMEVIAESGVGRTTHRAVAARAGLPLGATTYYFPTLDDLIAAGLRHACDAMRADLDEWAARLAAAPDLPAELTTLTGEYLADRRQVRIEYELCVAAARDAALRPLAETWMDGLPEILEPSIGAAAARDVCALLDGIIMRALVTESELDEPGLTAAIRRLIRAD, from the coding sequence TTGACCGAGCGCCGCACCCAGCGCGCCCGCGATCCCGAGGCGCGCCGCGCCGCACTCGCCGTGGCGACCATGGAGGTCATCGCGGAGTCCGGGGTCGGCCGGACCACGCACCGGGCGGTCGCCGCCCGGGCCGGGCTGCCGCTCGGCGCGACCACCTACTACTTCCCGACCCTCGACGATCTGATCGCGGCCGGTCTGCGGCACGCCTGCGACGCGATGCGCGCCGACCTGGACGAGTGGGCGGCCCGGCTGGCCGCCGCGCCCGACCTGCCGGCCGAGCTGACCACGCTGACCGGCGAATATCTGGCCGACCGGCGACAGGTCCGGATCGAGTACGAGTTGTGTGTGGCCGCGGCGCGCGACGCCGCGTTGCGGCCACTCGCCGAGACCTGGATGGACGGCCTGCCGGAGATCCTGGAGCCGTCGATCGGCGCGGCGGCCGCCCGGGACGTCTGCGCGCTGCTGGACGGGATCATCATGCGCGCCCTGGTCACCGAGAGCGAGCTCGACGAGCCCGGCCTGACCGCCGCGATCCGCCGCCTGATCCGGGCCGACTGA
- a CDS encoding DMT family transporter — MPYVLLALAIGSELFATSMMKATDGFSRLWPSLAVIAGYAISFIALSHAIKGGIQVGIAYAIWSAVGTAAIVVIGAVFLDEPVTLIKVGGIVLIIAGVVMLNLTGAEAH; from the coding sequence GTGCCGTACGTCCTTCTCGCTCTCGCCATCGGGAGTGAACTCTTCGCCACCAGCATGATGAAAGCCACCGACGGCTTCAGCCGGCTCTGGCCCTCGCTGGCCGTCATCGCCGGTTACGCCATCTCGTTCATCGCCCTGTCGCACGCGATCAAGGGCGGCATCCAGGTCGGCATCGCCTACGCCATCTGGTCGGCGGTCGGCACCGCCGCGATCGTGGTGATCGGGGCGGTGTTCCTCGACGAGCCGGTCACCCTGATTAAGGTGGGCGGCATCGTCCTGATCATTGCCGGAGTCGTGATGCTGAACCTGACCGGCGCGGAGGCGCATTGA
- a CDS encoding threonine aldolase family protein → MADDVRARRIAAMRGCERLLSGVRPVTVRERLAELTAVAGPELMPDYYGDGLVTELEERVAGLLGTPAAVHFPTGTMAQQVALRYGAEVTGRRAVALHPLGHQEVHERRAYADLTGLRSVHPTTAPRNPTAAEITALDEPVGTVVFELPLRDAGFVLPAWADLVSAAEAARAVGARVHLDGARLWESAPYLGRDLAEIAGLADSTYVSFYKTLGGLSGAAVAGTEAFAAYARAWRHRHGGQLFQQWPAVLSALDGLDRELPRIPDYVRHARTVAAALAKLPGAIVVPQPPHTNQFRLWLPHPAGRLNEAVLTFAEQERVWFAGGWQHTELPGHAMAEISVLAPALDWSADDVIETGLRLLDRMHC, encoded by the coding sequence GTGGCTGACGATGTGCGAGCGCGGCGGATCGCCGCGATGCGGGGGTGTGAGCGGCTGCTGTCCGGGGTGCGGCCGGTGACGGTGCGGGAGCGGCTGGCCGAGCTGACCGCGGTGGCCGGGCCGGAGCTGATGCCGGACTACTACGGCGACGGACTGGTCACCGAGCTCGAGGAGCGGGTCGCGGGACTGCTCGGGACCCCGGCCGCGGTCCATTTCCCGACCGGGACGATGGCACAGCAGGTGGCCCTCCGGTACGGCGCGGAGGTCACCGGCCGGCGGGCGGTGGCGCTGCACCCGCTCGGGCACCAGGAGGTGCACGAGCGCCGGGCCTATGCCGACCTGACCGGACTGCGGTCCGTCCACCCCACCACGGCGCCGCGCAATCCGACGGCGGCCGAGATCACGGCGCTCGACGAGCCGGTCGGGACCGTGGTGTTCGAGCTGCCGCTGCGGGACGCCGGGTTCGTGCTGCCGGCCTGGGCTGACCTGGTCTCGGCGGCCGAGGCGGCGCGGGCGGTGGGCGCCCGGGTGCACCTCGACGGGGCGCGGTTGTGGGAGTCGGCGCCGTACCTGGGACGGGACCTCGCGGAGATCGCGGGGCTGGCGGACTCGACGTACGTCTCGTTCTACAAGACGCTCGGCGGCCTGAGCGGCGCGGCCGTCGCCGGGACCGAGGCCTTCGCGGCGTATGCGCGGGCCTGGCGGCATCGGCACGGCGGGCAGCTGTTCCAGCAGTGGCCGGCGGTGCTGTCCGCGCTCGACGGCCTCGACCGGGAGCTGCCGAGGATCCCGGACTACGTGCGCCACGCCCGGACCGTGGCGGCGGCGCTGGCCAAGCTGCCGGGGGCGATCGTGGTGCCGCAGCCACCGCACACCAACCAGTTCCGGTTGTGGCTGCCGCATCCCGCGGGCCGGCTCAACGAGGCGGTGCTGACGTTCGCCGAGCAGGAGAGGGTGTGGTTCGCCGGGGGCTGGCAGCACACCGAGCTGCCCGGGCATGCGATGGCCGAGATCAGCGTGCTGGCGCCGGCCCTGGACTGGTCCGCCGACGACGTGATCGAAACCGGTCTGCGGCTGCTCGACCGGATGCACTGCTGA
- a CDS encoding HPF/RaiA family ribosome-associated protein — protein sequence MSAVANPATVQECLRVGAGFSQGDRNWLAEQFGPLDARLAAFHADATELEITVKDRDARGQKVTLECWIGGREKIVTTSSEEDLHAAVMDVRDDLRRRLNDSKTKQEPRHNRHLREVPPVTEIPE from the coding sequence ATGAGCGCAGTCGCGAACCCGGCCACCGTGCAGGAGTGCCTGCGGGTCGGCGCCGGTTTCTCGCAGGGCGACCGCAACTGGCTCGCCGAGCAGTTCGGTCCGCTCGACGCCCGGCTCGCCGCGTTCCACGCCGACGCCACCGAGCTGGAGATCACGGTGAAGGACCGCGATGCCCGCGGCCAGAAGGTGACGCTGGAGTGCTGGATCGGCGGCCGCGAGAAGATCGTGACCACGTCCTCGGAGGAGGACCTGCACGCGGCGGTCATGGACGTCCGCGACGACCTGCGCCGCCGCCTCAACGACTCGAAGACCAAGCAGGAGCCGCGCCACAACCGCCACCTGCGCGAGGTCCCGCCGGTCACGGAGATCCCGGAGTAA
- a CDS encoding GNAT family N-acetyltransferase: MPEIRPYRPADLAAVYDICVRTADAGEDARGHYFTDDLMGDLFAGPYVHLEPELAFVLDDGGDAVGYVVGTADTPRFVKRYRDEWIPLIGDKYAEPPPPPRTAEQDMVALHFWPERMIVPELADWPAHLHIDLLPPYQGRGFGRQLIAAFGRAAAAAGAPRVHLGMLTANVRARGFYDRLGFTVLPVPDPGPLTYLGKDLP, from the coding sequence ATGCCGGAGATTCGCCCCTACCGCCCGGCCGACCTGGCCGCGGTCTACGACATCTGTGTCCGCACCGCCGACGCCGGCGAGGACGCTCGCGGGCACTATTTCACCGACGACCTGATGGGCGACCTGTTCGCCGGTCCCTACGTGCACCTGGAGCCGGAGCTCGCGTTCGTGCTGGACGACGGCGGGGACGCGGTGGGTTACGTGGTCGGGACCGCGGACACCCCCCGGTTCGTGAAGCGCTACCGGGACGAGTGGATCCCGCTGATCGGCGACAAGTACGCCGAGCCGCCACCCCCGCCGCGCACGGCCGAGCAGGACATGGTGGCGCTGCACTTCTGGCCGGAGCGGATGATCGTCCCGGAGCTGGCGGACTGGCCGGCGCACCTGCACATCGACCTGCTCCCGCCCTACCAGGGGCGCGGGTTCGGGCGGCAGCTGATCGCGGCGTTCGGGCGGGCGGCGGCCGCGGCCGGGGCGCCTCGGGTGCACCTCGGGATGCTGACGGCGAACGTTCGCGCCCGCGGGTTCTACGACCGGCTCGGCTTCACCGTGCTGCCGGTGCCGGATCCGGGTCCGCTGACCTACCTGGGCAAAGACCTGCCCTGA
- a CDS encoding LacI family DNA-binding transcriptional regulator — MRESRAGLADVARQAGVSPATASRVLTGSGPASATSRAAVLAAAERLGYRPHPVARQLASGSGTRVVFAVRDERADILRDPFVTRATTAIATALCPDGLGVSVRHLGLECAADLDELATDRGLAALVLAGHDRALLDALPPRLRGRTAVIGAGGTDVDSAAGVGALLSHLYVIGRRRIALISGPAWLAASAAPVAAYRELTRSAGLPARVVRGDFTSDRGRAAARAILRRWPDTDAIATVSDATALGALQALAALGIQVPDDVAVTGFDDVPLAGAVHPALSTATHPVEEIAAAAARRALGEVVPTTLFPSSPVLRATA; from the coding sequence ATGCGAGAGTCGCGAGCGGGACTGGCCGATGTCGCCCGGCAAGCCGGCGTCTCCCCGGCCACCGCGTCCCGGGTGCTGACCGGCTCCGGTCCGGCCTCGGCCACCAGCCGCGCGGCCGTGCTGGCCGCCGCCGAGCGGCTCGGCTACCGGCCGCACCCGGTGGCACGGCAACTGGCCAGCGGCTCCGGGACCCGGGTCGTCTTCGCGGTCCGCGACGAGCGCGCGGACATCCTGCGGGACCCGTTCGTCACGCGAGCCACGACCGCCATCGCGACCGCCCTCTGTCCGGACGGTCTGGGCGTCTCGGTACGCCACCTGGGCCTGGAGTGCGCCGCCGACCTGGACGAGCTGGCCACCGACCGGGGCCTGGCCGCGCTGGTCCTGGCCGGGCACGACCGCGCGCTGCTCGACGCCCTGCCGCCGCGCCTGCGCGGCCGGACGGCCGTGATCGGGGCGGGCGGGACCGACGTCGACAGCGCCGCGGGCGTCGGGGCGCTGCTCTCCCATCTGTATGTCATCGGCCGCCGCCGGATAGCGTTGATCTCCGGCCCGGCGTGGCTGGCGGCGTCGGCGGCGCCGGTCGCGGCCTACCGGGAGCTGACCCGGTCGGCGGGACTGCCGGCCCGGGTGGTGCGGGGCGACTTCACCAGCGACCGCGGGCGCGCCGCGGCACGGGCGATCCTGCGCCGCTGGCCGGACACCGACGCGATCGCCACGGTCAGCGACGCCACCGCGCTCGGCGCCCTCCAGGCGCTCGCCGCGCTCGGCATCCAGGTGCCCGACGACGTCGCCGTGACCGGTTTCGACGATGTCCCGCTCGCGGGCGCCGTGCATCCGGCGCTCTCCACCGCCACCCACCCGGTCGAGGAGATCGCCGCCGCGGCCGCCCGGAGAGCACTCGGGGAGGTGGTGCCCACGACGCTGTTCCCCAGCTCCCCGGTCTTGCGGGCCACGGCCTGA
- a CDS encoding nitrate reductase subunit alpha: MLAARRFLTRETVADHGRTLHQVSDNDGEAFYRDRWKYDKVVRSTHGVNCTGSCSWNVFVRDGLITWEHQATDYPAAGPDAPDYEPRGCPRGASFSWYEYSPSRVRHPYLRGTLAEMFREARARLGDPVLAWAEIVETPLKARAYKSQRGRGGFVRASWDEAIEIVAAAHVYTTKTYGPDRVVGFSPIPAMSMASFAAGTRYHALLGGTLLSFYDWYADLPIASPQIWGDQTDVPEAGDWWNATYLMMWGSNIPVTRTPDAHFLAEARYKGTKVVAVSPDYADNVKFADDWLAPHPGTDGALAMAMGHVVLKEFFVERQVPYFQDYVRTFTDLPFLVTIADGKADRFLTAADLGDPDGSHKTVLIDAGTGEVVVPNGSLGFRYAEPGRWNLDLGDVVPALGIAGDETAEIELARFDIGDTEGGATVTRRVPVRRVGEHLVTTVYDLVLAQYNVGGEDDLNTPAWQERITGVPAALATRIAREFARNAERSHGRSMIVLGAGANQWFHSDMTYRAFISLVTLTGCQGVNGGGWAHYVGQEKARPVTGQQHMSFAFDWQRPTRHQASTPFWYLHTDQWRYERVPADELSSPLGTGRFKGMAFADTVAAAQRMGWSPGHPFFNRNPLDLADEAVAAGRPIEEFVVGQLRSGNLRPVAEDPDDPVNFPRCLTLWRANLLGSSGKGNEYFMRHLLGVEGSASATECGPGDRPRDVVWRDEAPVGKLDLLTAIDFRMTNTGLHADLVLPAATWYEKHDISTTDMHPFVHSFSPAVAPAGEAHTDYDTFLALADKVSELAGTHLGVRTDVLAVPLQHDTPDELAMPSGRVRDWKFGECDPVPGRTMPKLITIERDYTQLGKKMRTVGPLLDRLGTTTKAITVDVNPEIEYLKHQNGTIDGRPSLATADRMCDAILTLSGTTNGRLAHAGFAELEKRTGQKFTDYIEGHENDRITYADTQQAPQPVFTSPEWSGSEKGGRRYSPFTINVERLKPWHTLTGRQHFFVEHDWVAELGEQLPGFRPPLNMARHFGRPGDAVDGGVTVRFLTPHAKWSIHSMYHDNELMLALSRGGPVIWMSVPDAQKIGVRDNDWIEAHNRNGVVVARAVVSHRMPEGTVFQYHSPERTVNVPKAEKSGKRGGYHNSMTRLLIKPTHLAGGHAQLTYAFNYYGPIGSQRDEITVIRRRTQEVEY, translated from the coding sequence TTGCTGGCCGCGCGCCGCTTCCTCACCCGGGAGACGGTTGCCGACCACGGCCGCACCCTGCACCAGGTCAGTGACAACGACGGGGAGGCGTTCTACCGCGACCGCTGGAAGTACGACAAGGTCGTCCGCTCCACCCACGGGGTGAACTGCACCGGCTCCTGCTCGTGGAACGTGTTCGTCCGCGACGGCCTGATCACCTGGGAGCACCAGGCGACCGACTACCCGGCCGCCGGCCCGGACGCCCCCGACTACGAGCCCCGCGGCTGCCCCCGCGGCGCCTCCTTCTCCTGGTACGAGTACTCGCCCTCCCGCGTCCGCCACCCGTACCTGCGCGGCACCCTCGCCGAGATGTTCCGCGAGGCCCGCGCCCGGCTCGGCGACCCGGTGCTGGCCTGGGCCGAGATCGTGGAGACCCCGCTCAAGGCCCGCGCCTACAAGTCGCAGCGCGGCCGCGGCGGTTTCGTCCGCGCGTCCTGGGACGAGGCGATCGAGATCGTGGCCGCGGCGCACGTGTACACCACGAAGACCTACGGACCGGACCGGGTGGTCGGCTTCTCGCCGATCCCGGCCATGTCGATGGCCTCCTTCGCGGCCGGCACGCGGTACCACGCGCTGCTCGGCGGCACGCTGCTCAGCTTCTACGACTGGTATGCGGACCTCCCGATCGCCTCCCCGCAGATCTGGGGCGACCAGACCGACGTGCCCGAGGCCGGCGACTGGTGGAACGCGACGTACCTGATGATGTGGGGCTCCAACATCCCGGTCACCCGCACCCCGGACGCGCACTTCCTCGCCGAGGCCCGCTACAAGGGGACCAAGGTCGTCGCGGTCAGCCCGGACTACGCGGACAACGTGAAGTTCGCCGACGACTGGCTGGCGCCGCACCCCGGCACCGACGGCGCCCTCGCGATGGCGATGGGCCACGTGGTCCTCAAGGAGTTCTTCGTCGAGCGCCAGGTGCCCTACTTCCAGGACTACGTCCGCACGTTCACCGACCTGCCGTTCCTGGTGACGATCGCCGACGGCAAGGCGGACCGCTTCCTCACCGCCGCTGACCTCGGCGATCCTGACGGATCTCACAAGACCGTGCTCATCGATGCCGGGACCGGCGAGGTCGTCGTCCCCAACGGTTCGCTCGGTTTCCGGTACGCCGAACCGGGCCGCTGGAACCTCGATCTGGGCGATGTCGTCCCCGCCCTGGGCATCGCCGGCGACGAGACGGCGGAGATCGAGCTCGCCCGCTTCGACATCGGCGACACCGAGGGCGGCGCCACCGTCACCCGCCGCGTGCCGGTCCGCCGTGTCGGCGAGCACCTGGTCACCACGGTGTACGACCTGGTCCTGGCCCAATACAACGTCGGCGGCGAGGACGACCTGAACACCCCGGCCTGGCAGGAGCGGATCACCGGCGTCCCGGCCGCACTGGCCACCCGGATCGCCCGCGAGTTCGCCCGCAACGCCGAGCGCAGCCACGGCCGGTCGATGATCGTCCTGGGCGCCGGGGCGAACCAGTGGTTCCACTCCGACATGACCTACCGCGCTTTCATCTCGCTGGTCACCCTCACCGGCTGCCAGGGGGTGAACGGCGGCGGCTGGGCGCACTACGTCGGGCAGGAGAAGGCCCGCCCGGTCACCGGCCAGCAGCACATGTCGTTCGCCTTCGACTGGCAGCGCCCGACGCGGCACCAGGCCTCCACCCCGTTCTGGTACCTGCACACCGACCAGTGGCGCTACGAGCGGGTGCCGGCCGACGAGCTGTCCTCGCCGCTGGGCACCGGCCGGTTCAAGGGGATGGCGTTCGCGGACACGGTCGCCGCCGCGCAGCGGATGGGGTGGAGCCCGGGGCACCCGTTCTTCAACCGCAACCCGCTCGACCTCGCGGACGAGGCTGTGGCTGCGGGGCGGCCGATCGAAGAGTTCGTGGTCGGTCAGCTGAGATCCGGCAATCTGCGGCCGGTCGCCGAGGACCCCGACGACCCGGTCAACTTCCCGCGCTGCCTGACCCTGTGGCGGGCCAACCTGCTCGGCTCCTCCGGCAAGGGCAACGAGTACTTCATGCGCCACCTGCTCGGCGTCGAGGGCTCGGCCTCCGCCACCGAGTGCGGCCCCGGCGATCGTCCCCGCGACGTCGTCTGGCGCGACGAGGCGCCGGTCGGCAAGCTCGACCTGCTCACCGCGATCGACTTCCGGATGACCAACACCGGCCTGCACGCCGACCTGGTCCTGCCCGCCGCCACCTGGTACGAGAAGCACGACATCTCCACCACCGACATGCACCCGTTCGTGCACTCGTTCAGCCCGGCCGTGGCGCCGGCCGGCGAGGCGCACACCGACTACGACACGTTCCTGGCCCTGGCCGACAAGGTGAGCGAGCTGGCCGGGACGCACCTGGGTGTGCGTACCGACGTGCTCGCCGTGCCGCTGCAGCACGACACCCCGGACGAGCTGGCGATGCCGAGCGGACGGGTCCGGGACTGGAAGTTCGGCGAGTGCGACCCGGTGCCCGGCCGGACGATGCCGAAACTGATCACCATCGAGCGGGACTACACACAGCTCGGCAAGAAGATGCGCACGGTCGGGCCGCTACTGGACAGGCTCGGCACCACCACCAAGGCGATCACCGTCGACGTGAACCCGGAGATCGAGTATCTGAAGCATCAGAACGGCACGATCGACGGCCGCCCGTCGCTGGCCACCGCCGACCGGATGTGCGACGCGATCCTGACCCTCTCCGGCACCACCAACGGCCGGCTCGCGCACGCCGGCTTCGCCGAGCTGGAGAAGCGCACCGGTCAGAAGTTCACCGACTACATCGAGGGCCACGAGAACGACCGGATCACCTACGCGGACACGCAGCAGGCACCGCAGCCGGTCTTCACCAGCCCGGAGTGGTCCGGCTCGGAGAAGGGCGGCCGCCGCTACTCCCCGTTCACGATCAACGTGGAGCGGCTCAAGCCGTGGCACACCCTCACCGGCCGGCAGCACTTCTTCGTCGAGCACGACTGGGTCGCCGAGCTGGGTGAGCAGCTGCCCGGGTTCCGGCCGCCGCTGAACATGGCCCGGCACTTCGGCAGGCCGGGCGACGCGGTCGACGGCGGGGTGACCGTGCGGTTCCTGACGCCGCACGCCAAGTGGTCGATCCACTCGATGTACCACGACAACGAGCTGATGCTCGCGCTCTCCCGGGGCGGCCCGGTGATCTGGATGAGCGTCCCGGACGCGCAGAAGATCGGGGTCAGGGACAACGACTGGATCGAGGCGCACAACCGCAACGGCGTCGTGGTCGCCCGCGCCGTGGTCTCGCACCGGATGCCCGAGGGCACCGTCTTCCAGTACCACTCGCCGGAGCGCACGGTGAACGTCCCCAAGGCGGAGAAGTCCGGCAAGCGCGGCGGCTACCACAACTCGATGACCCGGCTGCTGATCAAACCGACCCATCTGGCCGGTGGGCACGCCCAGCTCACCTACGCCTTCAACTACTACGGCCCGATCGGCAGCCAGCGCGACGAGATCACCGTGATCCGCCGCCGTACGCAGGAGGTTGAGTACTGA
- the narH gene encoding nitrate reductase subunit beta produces the protein MRIRAQLAMVMNLDKCIGCHTCSVTCKQTWTNREGTEYVWFNNVETKPGIGYPKHYEDQERWKGGWKLDRSGRLTLRGGGRLARLGKLFANPDLPAIDDYYEPATFDKDILVDAPSREDTPVKRPHSRLTGEPMAITWGANWEDSLGGDTAREDPNLRHLADKVKFEFEKTFMFHLPRICEHCLNPACVSACPSGAMYKREEDGIVLVDQDRCRGWRMCVSACPYKKVYVNHATGKAEKCTFCFPRIEAGQPTICSETCVGRLRYLGLLWYDEDAVLAAAGVENDADLLDAQRAVFLDPTDPEVQRAARDAGMPEDWIEAAANSPVWKLIGEYRIALPLHPEYRTLPMVWYVPPLSPVLDAAGAAGRDDTDADDIFHTIGDLRIPVEYLAELFSAGDAEVVGGVLMKLAAMRSYMRARTLDGTVAGELLDGIGMTGEQVEAMYRLLAIAKYDERYVIPVAHTRDAAALEAQATRHNDCSLDCSGGPGTGGEQTVEAFHLTGERPGIFSRGDGRRGLSINPLRGRS, from the coding sequence ATGCGGATCCGCGCGCAGCTGGCGATGGTGATGAACCTCGACAAGTGCATCGGCTGCCACACCTGCTCGGTCACCTGCAAGCAGACCTGGACCAACCGGGAGGGCACCGAGTACGTCTGGTTCAACAACGTCGAGACCAAGCCCGGCATCGGGTACCCGAAGCACTACGAGGACCAGGAGCGCTGGAAGGGCGGCTGGAAACTGGACCGCTCCGGCCGGCTCACCCTGCGCGGCGGCGGCCGGCTCGCCCGGCTGGGAAAGCTGTTCGCCAATCCCGACCTGCCGGCGATCGACGACTACTACGAGCCGGCGACCTTCGACAAGGACATCCTGGTCGACGCGCCATCCCGGGAAGACACTCCGGTGAAACGGCCGCACTCACGGTTGACCGGCGAGCCGATGGCGATCACCTGGGGCGCCAACTGGGAGGACTCGCTCGGCGGGGACACCGCACGGGAGGACCCGAACCTGCGCCACCTCGCCGACAAGGTGAAGTTCGAGTTCGAGAAGACCTTCATGTTCCACCTGCCCCGGATCTGCGAGCACTGCCTCAACCCGGCCTGCGTCTCGGCCTGCCCGTCCGGCGCGATGTACAAGCGCGAGGAGGACGGCATCGTCCTGGTCGACCAGGACCGGTGCCGCGGCTGGCGGATGTGCGTGTCGGCCTGCCCGTACAAGAAGGTCTATGTCAACCACGCCACCGGCAAGGCGGAGAAGTGCACGTTCTGCTTCCCGCGCATCGAGGCCGGCCAGCCGACGATCTGCTCGGAGACCTGCGTCGGCCGGCTGCGCTACCTCGGCCTGCTCTGGTACGACGAGGACGCCGTGCTCGCCGCGGCCGGCGTCGAGAACGACGCGGACCTGCTCGACGCGCAGCGGGCCGTCTTCCTCGACCCCACCGACCCCGAGGTGCAGCGGGCGGCCCGGGACGCCGGGATGCCGGAGGACTGGATCGAGGCGGCCGCGAACTCGCCGGTCTGGAAGCTGATCGGCGAATACCGGATCGCGCTGCCGCTGCACCCGGAGTACCGCACGCTGCCGATGGTCTGGTACGTGCCGCCGCTGTCGCCGGTGCTGGACGCGGCCGGGGCGGCCGGGCGCGACGACACCGACGCGGACGACATCTTCCACACCATCGGTGACCTGCGGATCCCGGTGGAGTACCTGGCCGAGCTGTTCAGCGCCGGGGACGCCGAGGTGGTCGGCGGGGTGCTGATGAAACTGGCCGCGATGCGGTCCTACATGCGGGCCCGGACCCTGGACGGGACGGTGGCCGGGGAGCTGCTCGACGGGATCGGGATGACCGGGGAGCAGGTCGAGGCGATGTACCGGCTGCTGGCCATCGCCAAGTACGACGAGCGGTACGTCATCCCGGTCGCGCACACCAGGGACGCGGCCGCGCTGGAGGCGCAGGCCACCCGGCACAACGACTGCTCGCTGGACTGCTCCGGCGGGCCGGGCACGGGCGGCGAGCAGACCGTCGAGGCGTTCCACCTGACCGGGGAGCGGCCCGGGATCTTCTCCCGCGGCGACGGCCGCCGCGGCCTGAGCATCAACCCGCTGCGGGGACGGTCATGA
- the narJ gene encoding nitrate reductase molybdenum cofactor assembly chaperone, with the protein MSAPDRARIFQLASLLLTYPDDELLAAGPELRDLTGAIEDAQARALLTEFLDWYLSETPIEAQRHYVQTFDLRRKSGLYLTYYLHGDTRKRGMALLMLKQRYRAHGLRLAGGELPDLLPVVLEFAATVGPGDGEAPLRQHRHGLELLRAALGETLTPYAKVLEAVCAVLPQLSEADRADLAALAFDGPPVEAVGLDAVGRGPDLAPYATRNAAEVAR; encoded by the coding sequence ATGAGCGCCCCGGACCGCGCCCGGATCTTCCAGCTGGCGTCGCTGCTGCTCACCTATCCCGACGACGAGCTGCTGGCGGCCGGTCCGGAGCTGCGGGACCTCACCGGTGCAATCGAGGACGCACAGGCGCGGGCGTTGCTCACCGAGTTCCTCGACTGGTACCTGTCCGAGACGCCGATCGAGGCGCAGCGGCACTACGTGCAGACCTTCGACCTGCGGCGCAAGTCCGGGCTCTATCTCACCTACTACCTGCACGGCGACACCCGGAAGCGGGGGATGGCGCTGCTCATGCTCAAGCAGCGCTACCGCGCGCACGGGCTGCGACTCGCCGGCGGGGAGCTGCCGGACCTGCTGCCGGTGGTGCTCGAGTTCGCCGCGACCGTGGGGCCGGGGGACGGGGAGGCGCCGCTGCGGCAGCATCGGCACGGGCTGGAGCTGCTGCGCGCGGCGCTGGGGGAGACGCTTACGCCGTACGCGAAAGTCCTGGAAGCCGTGTGTGCCGTCCTGCCGCAACTCTCCGAAGCGGACCGTGCCGACCTGGCGGCCCTCGCCTTCGACGGTCCGCCGGTCGAGGCCGTCGGTCTCGACGCGGTGGGCCGCGGGCCGGACCTCGCCCCCTATGCCACTCGCAACGCCGCGGAGGTGGCGCGATGA